A window of Opisthocomus hoazin isolate bOpiHoa1 chromosome 3, bOpiHoa1.hap1, whole genome shotgun sequence genomic DNA:
gtattaattttaaatcattcctgtaatattttctcctttcctttgacTCTTCAGATGCTCACATAATATGCAAATCATTTTACAATGGAtacaaaagaaacattaaatatattaaaatctgcattttaaTAAAGTTGTCAATGTATAATACATATCCTGCAACTGAGAAAGAATgataaaaaagcaataaaaaggtAATATAGGCACAGAACTATTTAATAACTTGTAATGTTTTACAGTCTGATAAAAATAAATGTGGTCTTGGATACAGGTGTGAGAAATACCCTAGTCTGAGTTTAATATGTTTTAGCTATTTAGGAGTAGCTGATCTGCATTGTTCATAGGCATTTGCTGTCTCCTTTGAACTGTAGGGATTAAGCTTGTGggcatgttttcttttctcatttcagaTGGAGTGGATGTTGAGGATGACCCCACTTGCTCATGGCCAGCATCATCGCCTTCTAGCAAGGACCAGACTTCCCCGAGCCATGGAGAAGGTTGTGATTTTGGTGAAGAGGAAGGAGGCCCGGGGTTACCCTATCCATGCCAGTTTTGTGACAAATCGTTCAGCCGCCTCAGCTACTTAAAGCACCACGAGCAAAGTCACAGTGACAAGCTCCCTTTCAAATGCACGTATTGCAGTCGGCTCTTCAAACACAAACGGAGCAGGGACCGCCACATAAAGCTTCATACGGGAGACAAGAAGTATCACTGCAGTGAGTGTGATGCAGCGTTCTCAAGGAGCGATCATCTTAAAATCCACTTAAAGACTCACACATCCAACAAGCCATATAAGTGTGCCATTTGTAGACGTGGATTCCTGTCATCTAGTTCGCTGCACGGCCACATGCAGGTTCACGAGAGGAACAAAGATGGCTCTCAGTCTGCTTCCCGGATGGAGGACTGGAAAATGAAAGACACTCAGAAATGCAGTCAGTGTGAAGAAGGTTTTGATTTTCCTGAAGACCTTCAGAAGCACATTGCAGAATGTCATCCTGAGTGTTCCCCTAATGAAGACCGATCTGCTCTTCAGTGTGTTTACTGTCATGAACTCTTTGTAGAGGAAACATCTCTGATGAATCACATGGAGCAGGCTCACAATGGTGAGAAGAAGAATTCGTGCAGCATTTGCTCTGAGAACTTTCATACTGTGGAGGAGCTGTACAGCCACATGGACAGTCACCAGCAGCCAGAGTCGTGCAACCACAGCAACAGCCCATCTTTGGTAACTGTGGGCTACACCTCGGTCTCTAGCACCACTCCAGATTCGAATCTCTCGGTGGATAGTTCAACAATGGTGGAAACGGCTCCCCCTATACCAAAAGGTCGTGGAAGGAAGCGGGCAGCTCAGCAAGTGCCAGACATCACTGGTCCTTCGAGTAAACAGGCAAAAGTTACCTATAGCTGCATTTATTGCAACAAACAGTTATTTTCCAGCCTTGCAGTTTTGCAGATACACCTGAAAACTATGCATTTAGATAAACCTGAACAAGCCCACATCTGTCAGTATTGTTTGGAGGTACTGCCATCTCTCTACAATCTGAACGAACATCTTAAGCAAGTCCACGAAGCTCCGGACCCAGCACTGATTGTTTCTACCATGCCTGCCATGGTGTACCAGTGCAACTTCTGCTCTGAAGTGTTCAATGACCTCAACACCCTTCAGGAACACATCCGATGTTCTCATGGATTTGCCAACCCTGCTGCTAAGGACAGTAATGCTTTCTTTTGTCCCCATTGCTACATGGGATTTCTTAcagattcttctctggaagagcATATTAGACAAGTCCATTGTGATCTTAGCAGTTCCCGTTTTGGTTCCCctgtgcttggaaccccaaaagATCCAGTGGTGGAAGTGTATTCTTGTTCTTACTGTACAAATTCTCCAATATTTAATAGTGTTCTTAAACTGAACAAGCATATCAAGGAGAACCATAAGAACATTCCTTTGGCACTGAATTACATccacaatggaaaaaaatccagagccATGAGTCCCTTATCTCCTGTAACCATTGAGCAGACCTCTTTAAAGATGATGCAGGCAGTTGGAGGTGCTCCTCCTCGTCCTGCAGGTGAATATATTTGTAATCAGTGTGGTGCTAAGTATACTTCCTTGGATGGTTTTCAGACTCATTTAAAAACACATCTTGACACTGTCCTGCCAAAACTGACCTGCCCTCAGTGCAACAAGGAATTTCCAAATCAGGAGTCTCTGCTGAAGCATGTTACCATTCATTTCATGATCACCTCAACCTACTACATCTGTGAAAGCTGTGACAAGCAGTTCACTTCTGTGGATGACTTGCAGAAACACCTACTGGACATGCATACATTTGTGTTCTTCCGCTGCACCTTGTGCCAAGAGGTTTTTGACTCCAAAGTCTCCATTCAGCTACACTTGGCTGTGAAGCACAGCAATGAAAAGAAGGTGTACAGATGTACCTCTTGCAACTGGGATTTCCGCAATGAGACTGACCTACAGCTTCATGTTAAACACAACCACCTGGAGAACCAAGGCAAAGTACACAAATGCATTTTCTGTGGTGAGTCCTTTGGTACGGAGGTGGAGCTGCAATGTCACATTACTACGCACAGCAAGAAGTACAACTGCAAGTTCTGCAGCAAAGCTTTCCATGCCATCATCTTGCTGGAAAAGCACTTAAGGGAAAAACATTGTGTTTTTGAAACGAAAACTCCAAACTGTGGAACAAACGGTGCATCTGAGCAGGTTCAGAAGGAGGAAGTGGAACTCCAGACCTTGTTGACAAATAGCCAGGAGTCTCATAACAGCCACGATGGCAGCGAAGAAGATGTGGACACATCCGAGCCTATGTATGGCTGTGACATTTGTGGAGCAGCATATACCATGGAGACTCTCCTGCAAAATCACCAGCTTCGAGACCACAACATTCGACCTGGAGAAAGTGCCATAGTGAAGAAAAAGGCTGAACTAATTAAAGGGAATTACAAGTGTAATGTGTGTTCTCGAAcattcttctctgaaaatgggcTCCGAGAGCACATGCAGACACACTTGGGACCAGTGAAACATTATATGTGCCCAATCTGTGGCGAGCGGTTTCCATCTCTTCTGACTCTTACTGAACATAAGGTCACGCATAGTAAGAGCCTGGACACTGGAAACTGCAGGATCTGCAAGATGCCCCTCCAGAGTGAGGAGGAATTTTTAGAGCATTGCCAAATGCACCCTGACTTGAGGAACTCCTTGACAGGGTTCCGCTGTGTGGTGTGCATGCAGACAGTGACCTCCACGCTGGAACTGAAAATTCACGGCACATTCCACATGCAGAAAACTGGAAATGGTTCTGCTGTGCAGTCCACGGGGCGCGCACAGCATCTCCAGAAACTGTACAAGTGTGCTTCTTGCCTGAAGGAATTCCGCTCAAAACAGGATTTAGTGAAACTTGACATCAACGGTCTGC
This region includes:
- the ZNF521 gene encoding zinc finger protein 521 isoform X5; translated protein: MWTTGATAQSKTLQLFAFRMSRRKQAKPRSLKDPNCKLEDKAEDGEVLDCKKRPDEGEELEEEAVHSCDSCLQVFESLSDITEHKINQCQLTDGVDVEDDPTCSWPASSPSSKDQTSPSHGEGCDFGEEEGGPGLPYPCQFCDKSFSRLSYLKHHEQSHSDKLPFKCTYCSRLFKHKRSRDRHIKLHTGDKKYHCSECDAAFSRSDHLKIHLKTHTSNKPYKCAICRRGFLSSSSLHGHMQVHERNKDGSQSASRMEDWKMKDTQKCSQCEEGFDFPEDLQKHIAECHPECSPNEDRSALQCVYCHELFVEETSLMNHMEQAHNGEKKNSCSICSENFHTVEELYSHMDSHQQPESCNHSNSPSLVTVGYTSVSSTTPDSNLSVDSSTMVETAPPIPKGRGRKRAAQQVPDITGPSSKQAKVTYSCIYCNKQLFSSLAVLQIHLKTMHLDKPEQAHICQYCLEVLPSLYNLNEHLKQVHEAPDPALIVSTMPAMVYQCNFCSEVFNDLNTLQEHIRCSHGFANPAAKDSNAFFCPHCYMGFLTDSSLEEHIRQVHCDLSSSRFGSPVLGTPKDPVVEVYSCSYCTNSPIFNSVLKLNKHIKENHKNIPLALNYIHNGKKSRAMSPLSPVTIEQTSLKMMQAVGGAPPRPAGEYICNQCGAKYTSLDGFQTHLKTHLDTVLPKLTCPQCNKEFPNQESLLKHVTIHFMITSTYYICESCDKQFTSVDDLQKHLLDMHTFVFFRCTLCQEVFDSKVSIQLHLAVKHSNEKKVYRCTSCNWDFRNETDLQLHVKHNHLENQGKVHKCIFCGESFGTEVELQCHITTHSKKYNCKFCSKAFHAIILLEKHLREKHCVFETKTPNCGTNGASEQVQKEEVELQTLLTNSQESHNSHDGSEEDVDTSEPMYGCDICGAAYTMETLLQNHQLRDHNIRPGESAIVKKKAELIKGNYKCNVCSRTFFSENGLREHMQTHLGPVKHYMCPICGERFPSLLTLTEHKVTHSKSLDTGNCRICKMPLQSEEEFLEHCQMHPDLRNSLTGFRCVVCMQTVTSTLELKIHGTFHMQKTGNGSAVQSTGRAQHLQKLYKCASCLKEFRSKQDLVKLDINGLPYGLCASCVNLSKSGSPSVNIPSSSNRQGMGQNENLSSIENKSKAGGLKTRCSSCNVKFESESELQNHIQSIHRELVPDSNSTQLKTPQVSPMPRISPSQTEEKKTYQCIKCQMVFYNEWDIQVHVANHMIDEGLNHECKLCNQTFDSPAKLQCHLIEHSFEGMGGTFKCPVCFTVFVQANKLQQHIFSAHGQEDKIYDCTQCPQKFFFQTELQNHTMTQHSS
- the ZNF521 gene encoding zinc finger protein 521 isoform X7, with translation MQVHERNKDGSQSASRMEDWKMKDTQKCSQCEEGFDFPEDLQKHIAECHPECSPNEDRSALQCVYCHELFVEETSLMNHMEQAHNGEKKNSCSICSENFHTVEELYSHMDSHQQPESCNHSNSPSLVTVGYTSVSSTTPDSNLSVDSSTMVETAPPIPKGRGRKRAAQQVPDITGPSSKQAKVTYSCIYCNKQLFSSLAVLQIHLKTMHLDKPEQAHICQYCLEVLPSLYNLNEHLKQVHEAPDPALIVSTMPAMVYQCNFCSEVFNDLNTLQEHIRCSHGFANPAAKDSNAFFCPHCYMGFLTDSSLEEHIRQVHCDLSSSRFGSPVLGTPKDPVVEVYSCSYCTNSPIFNSVLKLNKHIKENHKNIPLALNYIHNGKKSRAMSPLSPVTIEQTSLKMMQAVGGAPPRPAGEYICNQCGAKYTSLDGFQTHLKTHLDTVLPKLTCPQCNKEFPNQESLLKHVTIHFMITSTYYICESCDKQFTSVDDLQKHLLDMHTFVFFRCTLCQEVFDSKVSIQLHLAVKHSNEKKVYRCTSCNWDFRNETDLQLHVKHNHLENQGKVHKCIFCGESFGTEVELQCHITTHSKKYNCKFCSKAFHAIILLEKHLREKHCVFETKTPNCGTNGASEQVQKEEVELQTLLTNSQESHNSHDGSEEDVDTSEPMYGCDICGAAYTMETLLQNHQLRDHNIRPGESAIVKKKAELIKGNYKCNVCSRTFFSENGLREHMQTHLGPVKHYMCPICGERFPSLLTLTEHKVTHSKSLDTGNCRICKMPLQSEEEFLEHCQMHPDLRNSLTGFRCVVCMQTVTSTLELKIHGTFHMQKTGNGSAVQSTGRAQHLQKLYKCASCLKEFRSKQDLVKLDINGLPYGLCASCVNLSKSGSPSVNIPSSSNRQGMGQNENLSSIENKSKAGGLKTRCSSCNVKFESESELQNHIQSIHRELVPDSNSTQLKTPQVSPMPRISPSQTEEKKTYQCIKCQMVFYNEWDIQVHVANHMIDEGLNHECKLCNQTFDSPAKLQCHLIEHSFEGMGGTFKCPVCFTVFVQANKLQQHIFSAHGQEDKIYDCTQCPQKFFFQTELQNHTMTQHSS
- the ZNF521 gene encoding zinc finger protein 521 isoform X6, whose amino-acid sequence is MSRRKQAKPRSLKDPNCKLEDKAEDGEVLDCKKRPDEGEELEEEAVHSCDSCLQVFESLSDITEHKINQCQLTDGVDVEDDPTCSWPASSPSSKDQTSPSHGEGCDFGEEEGGPGLPYPCQFCDKSFSRLSYLKHHEQSHSDKLPFKCTYCSRLFKHKRSRDRHIKLHTGDKKYHCSECDAAFSRSDHLKIHLKTHTSNKPYKCAICRRGFLSSSSLHGHMQVHERNKDGSQSASRMEDWKMKDTQKCSQCEEGFDFPEDLQKHIAECHPECSPNEDRSALQCVYCHELFVEETSLMNHMEQAHNGEKKNSCSICSENFHTVEELYSHMDSHQQPESCNHSNSPSLVTVGYTSVSSTTPDSNLSVDSSTMVETAPPIPKGRGRKRAAQQVPDITGPSSKQAKVTYSCIYCNKQLFSSLAVLQIHLKTMHLDKPEQAHICQYCLEVLPSLYNLNEHLKQVHEAPDPALIVSTMPAMVYQCNFCSEVFNDLNTLQEHIRCSHGFANPAAKDSNAFFCPHCYMGFLTDSSLEEHIRQVHCDLSSSRFGSPVLGTPKDPVVEVYSCSYCTNSPIFNSVLKLNKHIKENHKNIPLALNYIHNGKKSRAMSPLSPVTIEQTSLKMMQAVGGAPPRPAGEYICNQCGAKYTSLDGFQTHLKTHLDTVLPKLTCPQCNKEFPNQESLLKHVTIHFMITSTYYICESCDKQFTSVDDLQKHLLDMHTFVFFRCTLCQEVFDSKVSIQLHLAVKHSNEKKVYRCTSCNWDFRNETDLQLHVKHNHLENQGKVHKCIFCGESFGTEVELQCHITTHSKKYNCKFCSKAFHAIILLEKHLREKHCVFETKTPNCGTNGASEQVQKEEVELQTLLTNSQESHNSHDGSEEDVDTSEPMYGCDICGAAYTMETLLQNHQLRDHNIRPGESAIVKKKAELIKGNYKCNVCSRTFFSENGLREHMQTHLGPVKHYMCPICGERFPSLLTLTEHKVTHSKSLDTGNCRICKMPLQSEEEFLEHCQMHPDLRNSLTGFRCVVCMQTVTSTLELKIHGTFHMQKTGNGSAVQSTGRAQHLQKLYKCASCLKEFRSKQDLVKLDINGLPYGLCASCVNLSKSGSPSVNIPSSSNRQGMGQNENLSSIENKSKAGGLKTRCSSCNVKFESESELQNHIQSIHRELVPDSNSTQLKTPQVSPMPRISPSQTEEKKTYQCIKCQMVFYNEWDIQVHVANHMIDEGLNHECKLCNQTFDSPAKLQCHLIEHSFEGMGGTFKCPVCFTVFVQANKLQQHIFSAHGQEDKIYDCTQCPQKFFFQTELQNHTMTQHSS
- the ZNF521 gene encoding zinc finger protein 521 isoform X1 → MPLCLCVSAGRLTMISSVITYRASPCGLGAPSGAILMALGALLPFSIIMWTTGATAQSKTLQLFAFRMSRRKQAKPRSLKETQILETTSCMKPWGWRRRKRVEENETEDQQAGVGHTAAQTDPNCKLEDKAEDGEVLDCKKRPDEGEELEEEAVHSCDSCLQVFESLSDITEHKINQCQLTDGVDVEDDPTCSWPASSPSSKDQTSPSHGEGCDFGEEEGGPGLPYPCQFCDKSFSRLSYLKHHEQSHSDKLPFKCTYCSRLFKHKRSRDRHIKLHTGDKKYHCSECDAAFSRSDHLKIHLKTHTSNKPYKCAICRRGFLSSSSLHGHMQVHERNKDGSQSASRMEDWKMKDTQKCSQCEEGFDFPEDLQKHIAECHPECSPNEDRSALQCVYCHELFVEETSLMNHMEQAHNGEKKNSCSICSENFHTVEELYSHMDSHQQPESCNHSNSPSLVTVGYTSVSSTTPDSNLSVDSSTMVETAPPIPKGRGRKRAAQQVPDITGPSSKQAKVTYSCIYCNKQLFSSLAVLQIHLKTMHLDKPEQAHICQYCLEVLPSLYNLNEHLKQVHEAPDPALIVSTMPAMVYQCNFCSEVFNDLNTLQEHIRCSHGFANPAAKDSNAFFCPHCYMGFLTDSSLEEHIRQVHCDLSSSRFGSPVLGTPKDPVVEVYSCSYCTNSPIFNSVLKLNKHIKENHKNIPLALNYIHNGKKSRAMSPLSPVTIEQTSLKMMQAVGGAPPRPAGEYICNQCGAKYTSLDGFQTHLKTHLDTVLPKLTCPQCNKEFPNQESLLKHVTIHFMITSTYYICESCDKQFTSVDDLQKHLLDMHTFVFFRCTLCQEVFDSKVSIQLHLAVKHSNEKKVYRCTSCNWDFRNETDLQLHVKHNHLENQGKVHKCIFCGESFGTEVELQCHITTHSKKYNCKFCSKAFHAIILLEKHLREKHCVFETKTPNCGTNGASEQVQKEEVELQTLLTNSQESHNSHDGSEEDVDTSEPMYGCDICGAAYTMETLLQNHQLRDHNIRPGESAIVKKKAELIKGNYKCNVCSRTFFSENGLREHMQTHLGPVKHYMCPICGERFPSLLTLTEHKVTHSKSLDTGNCRICKMPLQSEEEFLEHCQMHPDLRNSLTGFRCVVCMQTVTSTLELKIHGTFHMQKTGNGSAVQSTGRAQHLQKLYKCASCLKEFRSKQDLVKLDINGLPYGLCASCVNLSKSGSPSVNIPSSSNRQGMGQNENLSSIENKSKAGGLKTRCSSCNVKFESESELQNHIQSIHRELVPDSNSTQLKTPQVSPMPRISPSQTEEKKTYQCIKCQMVFYNEWDIQVHVANHMIDEGLNHECKLCNQTFDSPAKLQCHLIEHSFEGMGGTFKCPVCFTVFVQANKLQQHIFSAHGQEDKIYDCTQCPQKFFFQTELQNHTMTQHSS
- the ZNF521 gene encoding zinc finger protein 521 isoform X2 — encoded protein: MSRRKQAKPRSLKETQILETTSCMKPWGWRRRKRVEENETEDQQAGVGHTAAQTDPNCKLEDKAEDGEVLDCKKRPDEGEELEEEAVHSCDSCLQVFESLSDITEHKINQCQLTDGVDVEDDPTCSWPASSPSSKDQTSPSHGEGCDFGEEEGGPGLPYPCQFCDKSFSRLSYLKHHEQSHSDKLPFKCTYCSRLFKHKRSRDRHIKLHTGDKKYHCSECDAAFSRSDHLKIHLKTHTSNKPYKCAICRRGFLSSSSLHGHMQVHERNKDGSQSASRMEDWKMKDTQKCSQCEEGFDFPEDLQKHIAECHPECSPNEDRSALQCVYCHELFVEETSLMNHMEQAHNGEKKNSCSICSENFHTVEELYSHMDSHQQPESCNHSNSPSLVTVGYTSVSSTTPDSNLSVDSSTMVETAPPIPKGRGRKRAAQQVPDITGPSSKQAKVTYSCIYCNKQLFSSLAVLQIHLKTMHLDKPEQAHICQYCLEVLPSLYNLNEHLKQVHEAPDPALIVSTMPAMVYQCNFCSEVFNDLNTLQEHIRCSHGFANPAAKDSNAFFCPHCYMGFLTDSSLEEHIRQVHCDLSSSRFGSPVLGTPKDPVVEVYSCSYCTNSPIFNSVLKLNKHIKENHKNIPLALNYIHNGKKSRAMSPLSPVTIEQTSLKMMQAVGGAPPRPAGEYICNQCGAKYTSLDGFQTHLKTHLDTVLPKLTCPQCNKEFPNQESLLKHVTIHFMITSTYYICESCDKQFTSVDDLQKHLLDMHTFVFFRCTLCQEVFDSKVSIQLHLAVKHSNEKKVYRCTSCNWDFRNETDLQLHVKHNHLENQGKVHKCIFCGESFGTEVELQCHITTHSKKYNCKFCSKAFHAIILLEKHLREKHCVFETKTPNCGTNGASEQVQKEEVELQTLLTNSQESHNSHDGSEEDVDTSEPMYGCDICGAAYTMETLLQNHQLRDHNIRPGESAIVKKKAELIKGNYKCNVCSRTFFSENGLREHMQTHLGPVKHYMCPICGERFPSLLTLTEHKVTHSKSLDTGNCRICKMPLQSEEEFLEHCQMHPDLRNSLTGFRCVVCMQTVTSTLELKIHGTFHMQKTGNGSAVQSTGRAQHLQKLYKCASCLKEFRSKQDLVKLDINGLPYGLCASCVNLSKSGSPSVNIPSSSNRQGMGQNENLSSIENKSKAGGLKTRCSSCNVKFESESELQNHIQSIHRELVPDSNSTQLKTPQVSPMPRISPSQTEEKKTYQCIKCQMVFYNEWDIQVHVANHMIDEGLNHECKLCNQTFDSPAKLQCHLIEHSFEGMGGTFKCPVCFTVFVQANKLQQHIFSAHGQEDKIYDCTQCPQKFFFQTELQNHTMTQHSS
- the ZNF521 gene encoding zinc finger protein 521 isoform X3; protein product: MWTTGATAQSKTLQLFAFRMSRRKQAKPRSLKEENETEDQQAGVGHTAAQTDPNCKLEDKAEDGEVLDCKKRPDEGEELEEEAVHSCDSCLQVFESLSDITEHKINQCQLTDGVDVEDDPTCSWPASSPSSKDQTSPSHGEGCDFGEEEGGPGLPYPCQFCDKSFSRLSYLKHHEQSHSDKLPFKCTYCSRLFKHKRSRDRHIKLHTGDKKYHCSECDAAFSRSDHLKIHLKTHTSNKPYKCAICRRGFLSSSSLHGHMQVHERNKDGSQSASRMEDWKMKDTQKCSQCEEGFDFPEDLQKHIAECHPECSPNEDRSALQCVYCHELFVEETSLMNHMEQAHNGEKKNSCSICSENFHTVEELYSHMDSHQQPESCNHSNSPSLVTVGYTSVSSTTPDSNLSVDSSTMVETAPPIPKGRGRKRAAQQVPDITGPSSKQAKVTYSCIYCNKQLFSSLAVLQIHLKTMHLDKPEQAHICQYCLEVLPSLYNLNEHLKQVHEAPDPALIVSTMPAMVYQCNFCSEVFNDLNTLQEHIRCSHGFANPAAKDSNAFFCPHCYMGFLTDSSLEEHIRQVHCDLSSSRFGSPVLGTPKDPVVEVYSCSYCTNSPIFNSVLKLNKHIKENHKNIPLALNYIHNGKKSRAMSPLSPVTIEQTSLKMMQAVGGAPPRPAGEYICNQCGAKYTSLDGFQTHLKTHLDTVLPKLTCPQCNKEFPNQESLLKHVTIHFMITSTYYICESCDKQFTSVDDLQKHLLDMHTFVFFRCTLCQEVFDSKVSIQLHLAVKHSNEKKVYRCTSCNWDFRNETDLQLHVKHNHLENQGKVHKCIFCGESFGTEVELQCHITTHSKKYNCKFCSKAFHAIILLEKHLREKHCVFETKTPNCGTNGASEQVQKEEVELQTLLTNSQESHNSHDGSEEDVDTSEPMYGCDICGAAYTMETLLQNHQLRDHNIRPGESAIVKKKAELIKGNYKCNVCSRTFFSENGLREHMQTHLGPVKHYMCPICGERFPSLLTLTEHKVTHSKSLDTGNCRICKMPLQSEEEFLEHCQMHPDLRNSLTGFRCVVCMQTVTSTLELKIHGTFHMQKTGNGSAVQSTGRAQHLQKLYKCASCLKEFRSKQDLVKLDINGLPYGLCASCVNLSKSGSPSVNIPSSSNRQGMGQNENLSSIENKSKAGGLKTRCSSCNVKFESESELQNHIQSIHRELVPDSNSTQLKTPQVSPMPRISPSQTEEKKTYQCIKCQMVFYNEWDIQVHVANHMIDEGLNHECKLCNQTFDSPAKLQCHLIEHSFEGMGGTFKCPVCFTVFVQANKLQQHIFSAHGQEDKIYDCTQCPQKFFFQTELQNHTMTQHSS
- the ZNF521 gene encoding zinc finger protein 521 isoform X4 translates to MSRRKQAKPRSLKEENETEDQQAGVGHTAAQTDPNCKLEDKAEDGEVLDCKKRPDEGEELEEEAVHSCDSCLQVFESLSDITEHKINQCQLTDGVDVEDDPTCSWPASSPSSKDQTSPSHGEGCDFGEEEGGPGLPYPCQFCDKSFSRLSYLKHHEQSHSDKLPFKCTYCSRLFKHKRSRDRHIKLHTGDKKYHCSECDAAFSRSDHLKIHLKTHTSNKPYKCAICRRGFLSSSSLHGHMQVHERNKDGSQSASRMEDWKMKDTQKCSQCEEGFDFPEDLQKHIAECHPECSPNEDRSALQCVYCHELFVEETSLMNHMEQAHNGEKKNSCSICSENFHTVEELYSHMDSHQQPESCNHSNSPSLVTVGYTSVSSTTPDSNLSVDSSTMVETAPPIPKGRGRKRAAQQVPDITGPSSKQAKVTYSCIYCNKQLFSSLAVLQIHLKTMHLDKPEQAHICQYCLEVLPSLYNLNEHLKQVHEAPDPALIVSTMPAMVYQCNFCSEVFNDLNTLQEHIRCSHGFANPAAKDSNAFFCPHCYMGFLTDSSLEEHIRQVHCDLSSSRFGSPVLGTPKDPVVEVYSCSYCTNSPIFNSVLKLNKHIKENHKNIPLALNYIHNGKKSRAMSPLSPVTIEQTSLKMMQAVGGAPPRPAGEYICNQCGAKYTSLDGFQTHLKTHLDTVLPKLTCPQCNKEFPNQESLLKHVTIHFMITSTYYICESCDKQFTSVDDLQKHLLDMHTFVFFRCTLCQEVFDSKVSIQLHLAVKHSNEKKVYRCTSCNWDFRNETDLQLHVKHNHLENQGKVHKCIFCGESFGTEVELQCHITTHSKKYNCKFCSKAFHAIILLEKHLREKHCVFETKTPNCGTNGASEQVQKEEVELQTLLTNSQESHNSHDGSEEDVDTSEPMYGCDICGAAYTMETLLQNHQLRDHNIRPGESAIVKKKAELIKGNYKCNVCSRTFFSENGLREHMQTHLGPVKHYMCPICGERFPSLLTLTEHKVTHSKSLDTGNCRICKMPLQSEEEFLEHCQMHPDLRNSLTGFRCVVCMQTVTSTLELKIHGTFHMQKTGNGSAVQSTGRAQHLQKLYKCASCLKEFRSKQDLVKLDINGLPYGLCASCVNLSKSGSPSVNIPSSSNRQGMGQNENLSSIENKSKAGGLKTRCSSCNVKFESESELQNHIQSIHRELVPDSNSTQLKTPQVSPMPRISPSQTEEKKTYQCIKCQMVFYNEWDIQVHVANHMIDEGLNHECKLCNQTFDSPAKLQCHLIEHSFEGMGGTFKCPVCFTVFVQANKLQQHIFSAHGQEDKIYDCTQCPQKFFFQTELQNHTMTQHSS